The proteins below come from a single Campylobacter sp. CCUG 57310 genomic window:
- a CDS encoding biotin--[acetyl-CoA-carboxylase] ligase translates to MVVEFVDSIPSTQEFVCEGVRAGAIKPPFMIVANKQTKGIGSRNNEWQGFRGNLFLSFCVDRSFLPNDLHEASISIYFSMIMREFLASQGSEIWIKWPNDFYIEDKKIGGTITSKISENYICGMGLNLVGAPKNAGILDIQISQNEAVWGFCELLEKKILWKQIFSKFRLDFQKSKKFITHIDGQEISLQDAEICDDGAILVNEKRVYSLR, encoded by the coding sequence TTGGTAGTTGAATTTGTTGATTCAATCCCGTCAACACAGGAATTTGTCTGCGAAGGCGTGCGCGCAGGAGCGATAAAGCCGCCTTTTATGATCGTTGCAAACAAACAAACCAAAGGCATAGGCAGCAGAAATAACGAGTGGCAAGGATTTAGAGGGAATTTGTTTCTCTCCTTTTGTGTGGATAGGAGCTTTTTGCCAAATGATCTGCATGAGGCCTCCATATCTATTTATTTTTCGATGATTATGCGTGAATTTTTAGCTTCGCAAGGTTCTGAAATTTGGATTAAGTGGCCCAATGATTTTTACATAGAAGATAAAAAAATCGGCGGAACAATTACTTCAAAGATAAGTGAAAATTATATTTGCGGCATGGGCTTAAATCTCGTCGGTGCACCAAAAAATGCGGGTATTTTGGATATACAAATTAGTCAAAATGAAGCAGTTTGGGGATTTTGTGAATTATTAGAAAAAAAGATTTTATGGAAGCAGATTTTTAGCAAATTTAGGTTAGACTTTCAGAAATCAAAAAAATTCATCACGCATATAGACGGGCAAGAGATATCGCTGCAAGACGCAGAAATTTGCGATGATGGAGCTATTTTAGTAAATGAAAAAAGGGTGTATTCTTTAAGATGA
- a CDS encoding NAD(P)H-binding protein, with amino-acid sequence MKFYGSKIQKRNGEDMSGHKTALVVGATGVVGREIVRQLCEDEDYLRVFVWTRRDLDFAHEKLDVKKIDFDKISEIKPFYVDEIYCALGTTLRKARSKERFLKVDVEYVTEVAKWGKLSGAKSFSMISSLKADVNSGVFYFRAKGEAENAVKELGYDSLMIFHPSLIKGQREEFRVFENFMITMFKLIPKNFFSSMRPMSGKQIAQAVLKVAKNPPAGAQIYRPQDVIKTNG; translated from the coding sequence TTGAAATTTTACGGCTCCAAAATACAAAAGAGAAACGGAGAAGATATGAGCGGTCATAAAACAGCCTTAGTCGTAGGAGCGACGGGAGTCGTCGGACGCGAGATAGTAAGGCAGCTTTGCGAGGATGAGGATTATTTGAGGGTTTTTGTCTGGACAAGACGCGATCTTGATTTTGCGCATGAAAAACTAGATGTAAAAAAGATTGATTTTGACAAGATAAGTGAGATAAAGCCGTTTTATGTAGATGAAATTTACTGCGCACTCGGCACGACTTTAAGAAAAGCCAGAAGCAAAGAGCGGTTTTTAAAAGTGGACGTAGAGTATGTGACAGAAGTTGCCAAATGGGGCAAGCTATCGGGAGCTAAGAGCTTTTCGATGATATCTTCGCTTAAGGCCGATGTAAATTCCGGCGTATTTTATTTTAGAGCAAAAGGCGAGGCTGAAAATGCGGTTAAAGAGCTTGGATATGACTCTTTGATGATATTTCATCCCTCGCTTATAAAGGGGCAGAGAGAGGAGTTTAGGGTTTTTGAAAATTTCATGATAACCATGTTTAAATTGATACCTAAAAACTTCTTTTCGTCCATGCGACCTATGAGCGGAAAGCAGATCGCGCAAGCGGTTTTAAAAGTGGCCAAAAACCCGCCTGCGGGAGCTCAAATTTACCGCCCGCAAGATGTAATTAAAACTAACGGATAG
- the fmt gene encoding methionyl-tRNA formyltransferase, translating into MNVIFMGTPDYAVKILDSIVKFNANQLSLDGAKKEPKFNIVAVFTQPDKPVGRKQILTPSSVKIYSEANLPTVPIFQPKTLRDEAVAEQISNLKPDFIVVAAYGKILPKSILDIAPCINLHASILPKYRGASPIQSAILAGEKQTGVTAMLMNEGLDTGDMLDFAYTNCENKMAQELFSELGDMAGELIVKTLLNFQNLTPIKQDDNLATECKKIQKTDGLFSFNEDAHEIYNKFRALTPWPGIYLESGLKILSLELFESSNGKAGEILSIYKDSFVVGCNSGAVKIYSLQEPAKKALDANSYINGKRLRVGDKIL; encoded by the coding sequence ATGAATGTAATTTTTATGGGAACGCCCGATTATGCGGTCAAAATTTTAGACTCTATAGTTAAATTTAACGCCAATCAACTTAGCTTAGACGGCGCTAAAAAAGAGCCGAAATTTAATATCGTAGCCGTTTTCACCCAGCCTGATAAGCCCGTGGGCAGGAAGCAGATACTAACTCCTAGTAGCGTTAAGATTTATAGCGAGGCAAATTTGCCCACTGTGCCGATATTTCAGCCAAAGACTTTGCGAGATGAAGCGGTGGCCGAGCAAATTTCAAACTTGAAGCCTGATTTTATAGTTGTGGCGGCGTATGGAAAAATTTTGCCTAAAAGCATACTTGACATCGCTCCTTGTATAAATTTACATGCTTCGATTTTGCCGAAATACCGCGGCGCAAGTCCGATTCAAAGTGCGATTTTAGCAGGTGAAAAGCAAACCGGAGTAACGGCTATGCTTATGAACGAAGGGCTTGATACAGGCGATATGCTTGATTTTGCCTATACAAACTGCGAAAACAAAATGGCGCAAGAGCTTTTTAGCGAACTTGGCGATATGGCGGGCGAACTGATAGTAAAAACGCTCTTAAATTTTCAAAATTTAACCCCTATCAAGCAAGACGACAACCTCGCAACCGAATGTAAAAAGATACAAAAAACGGACGGGCTTTTTAGCTTTAATGAAGATGCGCATGAAATTTATAATAAATTTAGAGCGCTTACTCCTTGGCCGGGAATTTATCTTGAGAGCGGACTTAAAATTTTATCTTTGGAGCTATTTGAAAGCTCAAATGGCAAAGCAGGAGAGATTTTAAGCATTTATAAAGATAGTTTTGTGGTGGGGTGCAATAGCGGAGCCGTTAAAATTTACTCCCTGCAAGAGCCCGCCAAAAAGGCCTTGGATGCAAATTCTTATATAAACGGCAAACGCCTTAGAGTAGGCGATAAAATTTTATGA